The following DNA comes from Candidatus Babeliales bacterium.
AAATCGCAAATAGCTATTGCAGAATGGACTGAAAAATATTTATCTTTAACCGCAGATTTTCAAAATTATAAAAAAAGAATCCTGCAAGAAAAGGATGATTGGGTTTATAATGCACAAAAACTTGTATTTACAGACATTTTAGCAATTATTGATAATTTTGAACGTGCTCTTGAGCAGGAAAAAAAACGTGAAACGGTTGAAGGGGTTGCATGGCTTACAGGTTTTGAAATGATTTATCAATCACTTGAAAAGCTCCTTGATAAATTTGGTGTACAAGAAATCACTGACTTTTCTGTATTTAATCCGAAGTATCATGAAGCGCTTGTTCAAGTAGAATCAGATAAGCATGTATCTGGTGATATTGTTCAAGTTTTGCAAAAGGGATATATAATGCATGATAAAGTAATTCGTCCCGCTACAGTGAGTGTTGCAAAGTAAAAACAGGGGCTTAAAAAGCCCCGAATAAAATATATCTATATTTTTATACTTCTATGATAAAGTAAAAAATTAATGTGTAATCATCTGTAAATTATTATTAAACCATTCTACAGGTGTTTTTTTATATCCAAGCATTTTTTTTGTGATATATCGTTTATTTAAATTTTCATCAAATCAAATGGTTGTACTTCATATTAGAATTTTCCGTTGCAATATTTGTTATATTATTGGTGTCATGTATATTACTTGCTCCAAATCCAATTCCATAGTTTTTTTATTATAGAATGTGATTCAATACTATTGATTTCATTCCAGCTGAATTTAATCAAACAGACTGTTATATTATCACTACTACCTTTTTTTATTGCTATGTTTTGAATTTTTATTGCTACATCTTCCATAATATTTATTGAAGGAGCTATGGATATGTTATTTTTTAATTCCTTTTTAATAATATCTATTACTTGTTCATTGCTCATTACATCCCATAATCCATCAGAGGCTATAATTAAAAAATGATTTTCAGGCGTTAATTGTATTGCTGCATATTCTGGAATTGCTATAATTTGCCCTTTAGCGTTTATTTTACAAGGTTTATCTCCAATTGATCGTGATATTGCTAAGCCATTAATACGCCAAACACCATGTTTATAAATAGTACCACCAGCCTTAGAGATTCGTTGTAATTCTTTTGGACTATCAGGTTTATGGTCTTGTGTAGCGAAAGCAAGCTTACCATTGCTCTCTAGTACGGCACGTGAGTCTCCTGTCCAGGCACAATGTAATTTATTGTTATCATCTATGTACACAACAACAGCTGTTGAGCCATCATTAAAATGTTTAAGCGCATATTTTTCTGCTTGCAAAAATGCACATTCAAAAGCATTTTTTTTTATTGGTTTCGTTTTTCAAGCATTCACCGAAATAGCGGTGTAAATTAGTTGCCAAAAAGGAAGAGACTTTGTCGCCACCATGTCCATCATATATAGCAAAAAATTGTCCATTATTAATGGCACTATTAGTAAATCTATCTTCTTGATAATCGCGTTGGTTTTGATGTGTTGATATGCCATAATTAATGGTAAGTTTTGTTATAGTATTTTGTGAAACCAATAATGATAATAAAAAGACATATAATTGTATTTTCATTTTCAATCCTTGATTATATTTTTTTATTATTCGACTATTGATTATATTATAATAGTAATACATATTAATAGGGTTTGGCAATAGTCTCATTGAACCTAACCAAATCGTTGTGCTAAATTTCCTAATATTCGATGTAAAAGAAATATTTTTGATATCTATACATTAAAACGTATGTGTACGATGTCACCATCTTGAACCAGATAATTTTGGCCTTCAATTCGTAATTTTCCTGCTATTTTGATGGCAGGTTCCGTTTTTAGGGCAATTAAGTCGTTGCAGCTAAATGT
Coding sequences within:
- a CDS encoding nucleotide exchange factor GrpE translates to MNDNDKFKKFFGFGDNNSASNAMDTELEPTISEKEQLEKSQIAIAEWTEKYLSLTADFQNYKKRILQEKDDWVYNAQKLVFTDILAIIDNFERALEQEKKRETVEGVAWLTGFEMIYQSLEKLLDKFGVQEITDFSVFNPKYHEALVQVESDKHVSGDIVQVLQKGYIMHDKVIRPATVSVAK
- a CDS encoding PP2C family protein-serine/threonine phosphatase, with product MQAEKYALKHFNDGSTAVVVYIDDNNKLHCAWTGDSRAVLESNGKLAFATQDHKPDSPKELQRISKAGGTIYKHGVWRINGLAISRSIGDKPCKINAKGQIIAIPEYAAIQLTPENHFLIIASDGLWDVMSNEQVIDIIKKELKNNISIAPSINIMEDVAIKIQNIAIKKGSSDNITVCLIKFSWNEINSIESHSIIKKLWNWIWSK
- a CDS encoding PP2C family serine/threonine-protein phosphatase, which codes for MKIQLYVFLLSLLVSQNTITKLTINYGISTHQNQRDYQEDRFTNSAINNGQFFAIYDGHGGDKVSSFLATNLHRYFGECLKNETNKKKCF